The proteins below come from a single Branchiostoma floridae strain S238N-H82 chromosome 5, Bfl_VNyyK, whole genome shotgun sequence genomic window:
- the LOC118416132 gene encoding tripartite motif-containing protein 3-like, whose translation MASKFQASDDFDDQFLTCPVCMPHFRDPRILPCLHTFCKGCLEEWVTKQQPLECPTCRTQVSLPDQGVDGLKTNFYVNNLLDFAAAKKGAEPGVPCQICEGNREGSKSWCADCAILMCDSCTLLHRKFPSSKDHEVTTEEILKAEEGRSKFHRKRHCDKHKKYELEFYCEICKTLVCTACTVVDHRPGKDHNPVEIATVAQKRKDTLQGLLQDIDPRLNEIEASVKEVERKMSNLMPSREEATNRANACFNQLVDLLREREKEIVGQIDEQCRADGKALQTKKEAIEFELVGLTSARTFCQQAVEHGSDVHVVEVGNQVQTRVETLLAKQLDLESNWSEFQFVENTAVANFKKAIGDLGGVKTDIDASKCEVVVKTAVEGFECIAELTTMNQEGRPCVTNSRAVTANMKDPSEHNVPTQLQMKYGGEWEISYVPTVTGIHRLEVQVNSEQVGGSPFDVQVHGKETPALTIGQKGRGVGELNWPLGVAVDKDGNIAVVEKGNKRVQVFDGRRGRSLSTFAVEGEKAFGIDVDSNGMFLVTSWGKNYGIRRYSKEGKLLNTFQPDCMKHPLGVAVLQDGRMVVADNKQKSCLLLQPDGSLIREIGKGQLRSPYFVSVDESRDVLFVTDNSAHKVFAFNLGGKLMFDFGKQGDNDGEMKNPHCVRVDPAGNVIVGNAGDGRVQVFGHDGTFTQKIATVEDGYATGIALTHDGNIVVACFHGHCMELYMYK comes from the coding sequence ATGGCGAGTAAGTTTCAAGCGTCAGATGACTTTGACGACCAGTTCCTGACGTGCCCGGTCTGTATGCCACACTTCCGGGATCCCAGAATCCTGCCATGTCTGCACACATTTTGTAAGGGCTGTCTGGAAGAATGGGTCACCAAACAACAGCCACTGGAATGTCCAACCTGCCGCACACAGGTCAGTCTACCAGACCAAGGTGTGGACGGACTCAAGACCAACTTCTACGTCAACAATCTGCTGGACTTCGCGGCGGCAAAGAAAGGGGCGGAGCCAGGTGTGCCATGTCAGATATGTGAGGGGAATAGGGAAGGGTCAAAGTCTTGGTGTGCTGACTGCGCTATCTTGATGTGTGATTCGTGCACACTGCTTCACCGAAAGTTTCCATCTTCGAAAGATCACGAAGTCACCACAGAAGAGATCCTGAAGGCAGAGGAAGGTAGGAGCAAATTTCATCGCAAACGACACTGCGACAAGCACAAGAAGTATGAACTGGAATTCTACTGTGAGATCTGCAAGACTTTGGTCTGTACCGCATGCACCGTGGTCGACCATCGGCCGGGCAAAGATCACAATCCGGTAGAAATCGCTACCGTTGCTCAGAAAAGGAAAGACACGCTACAAGGACTCCTGCAAGACATAGACCCGCGTCTGAATGAAATAGAGGCTTCTGTTAAGGAAGTTGAAAGAAAGATGTCAAACTTAATGCCTTCGAGAGAAGAAGCCACAAACCGAGCCAATGCATGTTTCAACCAACTTGTTGACCTTCTGCGAGAGCGTGAAAAGGAGATCGTCGGCCAGATTGACGAACAGTGCCGAGCCGATGGCAAGGCTCTACAGACAAAGAAGGAAGCGATAGAGTTCGAGTTGGTCGGACTGACGAGTGCACGAACGTTCTGTCAACAAGCTGTAGAACACGGAAGTGACGTACACGTTGTGGAGGTGGGAAACCAAGTGCAAACAAGGGTAGAAACTCTGCTGGCAAAACAGCTAGACCTGGAGTCCAACTGGAGTGAGTTTCAGTTCGTCGAGAACACGGCTGTCGCTAACTTTAAGAAAGCGATTGGAGACTTGGGCGGCGTAAAAACAGACATCGACGCTTCGAAGTGCGAAGTTGTTGTAAAGACGGCAGTTGAGGGGTTTGAGTGTATCGCTGAACTGACGACAATGAATCAAGAAGGCCGTCCTTGTGTTACAAACAGTAGAGCCGTCACAGCCAACATGAAGGACCCGTCTGAACACAATGTTCCCACACAACTACAGATGAAGTACGGAGGAGAGTGGGAAATATCGTATGTTCCCACCGTCACGGGAATCCATAGGCTGGAGGTCCAGGTCAACTCAGAACAGGTGGGAGGAAGTCCATTTGATGTTCAAGTACACGGAAAGGAGACTCCAGCGTTGACTATCGGACAGAAGGGAAGGGGAGTGGGGGAACTGAATTGGCCGCTAGGTGTCGCGGTTGATAAGGATGGCAACATCGCAGTGGTGGAGAAGGGGAACAAGCGAGTTCAGGTCTTCGATGGACGCAGAGGTCGTTCTTTGAGCACTTTTGCTGTTGAGGGTGAGAAGGCATTCGGTATCGATGTGGACTCGAATGGGATGTTTCTTGTGACGTCGTGGGGCAAAAATTACGGCATAAGACGCTACTCTAAGGAAGGTAAACTTCTGAACACGTTCCAGCCGGACTGTATGAAACATCCACTCGGAGTTGCAGTTCTGCAGGACGGCCGCATGGTGGTGGCGGACAACAAACAGAAGTCGTGTCTCCTCCTTCAGCCTGACGGCAGCCTCATCCGGGAGATCGGCAAGGGGCAGTTACGCAGCCCGTACTTCGTGTCGGTAGACGAGTCGCGTGATGTGTTGTTCGTCACAGACAACAGCGCACACAAAGTATTCGCGTTCAACCTTGGCGGGAAATTGATGTTTGACTTTGGCAAGCAAGGTGACAATGATGGCGAAATGAAAAATCCCCACTGCGTAAGGGTAGACCCGGCAGGTAACGTTATTGTAGGTAACGCTGGTGACGGCCGTGTGCAAGTGTTTGGTCATGACGGGACTTTTACACAGAAAATTGCAACGGTTGAGGATGGTTATGCGACTGGAATCGCTCTAACTCATGATGGTAACATAGTTGTGGCATGTTTCCATGGACATTgtatggaactgtacatgtacaagtga